The DNA window AGTCACTCCTTTGAAAAACTTGTACCATCATGACGCTTACTAATATGGGCAGAGAGACCGTCAACCATTTTGTCGAAGAAAAATCTGCTCTTGCAGCCGCATACTCTGAAGACAGGCCCCCCCTGAGCATCCAGAGCAGACCAATACCCGCAGCCCCGAGATATGCAGTGAGATAAAAGATCACCACGCGGGAAACGCCAAGATTACTTTTGGACACTACGGAAATTCCAATAGCAATAGCCAGAATCCCCTGCGCCAAGACCGTGATTAAGAACGTCGCTTTTCCGATACGCCGAAGCCCCCGCAAGATGCCGCCAAGCGTAAGGGTTAGGCCGATAGCGGGTATGGCCCAAACGGCAATTCTCAGCGGGTCGGAATATATCGCTAAGAACCTGCCGGCCAGGCCAAACATGATAATAGCCATCGCAAGTCCTGCAAGAAATGAAACGACAATGCTGTAATGCACAAAGCCTTTCAGCGCTTTCCAATCGCTTGTTTCAAAATATACAGACGCAAACCGCATGCTGGTCTGGGAGAGGCCGAGAGGCGCCATCATTCCCAAAAACGCAACAATCGATATGACATAGCTGACGCGACCATAATCATCCATGTTCAAGTGTCGCGTTAAAAGTGTATGGAAGATAAACAAACATGCTCCCCCGGCTACCTGCCAGAATAGGGCAATGAAACTGTCGCGCGTTACTCTCTTAAATAAAGTGTCACTCATACTCTTCCCACGCTGTCACATTAGCCACGCGATCAACTCAGCGTGCCTTACTCGCTGTTTTTTTACAGCAGACTTCATGGCGGTATGCCATTTCCCCTGGCATTTCTCGATCTTTCTGATGAGTTCGTCTTCTGTGACCGCGCGGCGAGGAAAAAAATGAGCGAGAAGTGCAATAATGCCTGTCAGTCTCAATAACTGGACTGTTTCTTTGTGCCAAATGCGTTCTTCCAGATGATACAGCATGGCACTAGCCAGGTGATGGTGCCAGCCCAACCAATTTCTGAGCTGATAGTCGGTCATGAAATGCGTCTTGTTGAGAAGGGAAAGGTCGAAGAAGGTGCAAAGGCGAGTGGCAACATCCGCAAGAAAGCGCAGGACGCTGTCATGAGTCGGTTCCTTTAGGTTGCGAAAAGGACGGTATGTTTCGGATGCTGTACTTGGGAGCATACAGCCCGTCCCTCTCCTTGATGGTTGATGTCGACGGCATAGCAAATTTTTTAATTTTATTTTAACAATAGCAGCAAGTTCTAAATAGGATAAGGGAACCATACTACGACTAAAATGTGGTTTCTAGTTCTACTTTGTCAGATTAGCTCGCACCTTACATTCCGTCACCCTAGCATAATTTTAGCTGGGGTCCAGTGCGTCACTACGGTCTGGATACCGGCTAAAATCATGCCGGAATGACGAGAAATCTTATGCGTGCACAGCTGTAAAGTAAATGTGACAAAGTAGCGTCTCACCCCGCCTGAGGCGAGGATTTATCCTAAAGTAACTTTTGCGTATTTCTTGCTTGGGCGGCACGCATGACAAACAAACAAGGACACATATTTTACTATCAATAAATTTTTACTTGGAAGAACTAGGATGTCATCGGTGCAAACAACATGAATCCCACGCAGACACTTCACTTTTGGGCAAATACCTCGACCAGGCCACGGGACTTCTCCACATGAGTTCGGACAATCACAAACCCTGCCTGGGTAATCATCCTCACCAGAGTTTGTGAGCTAAAATGAAAAGTATGATTCCATAACAACATATCCCATCTTCCCCGCAACCGCTCGAACGGTGTGCTGTCCGTACAAAATGTACTAACATAAAGCACACCTCCTTCACGCATTATCTCATAGGCGGCACGCAGATCGGCGAGAGGATGGTATGAGTGTTCTATGAAATCATTCATGGTCACGAGATGGTACGTATTCCTGCGGACAGCCCCTTTTTCTATCAACTGGGAGAGAAAGCCCTCGTACACCTCAACGGCGCATACCTGCCGTATTTTTTGCACTGCATACCCATTCAAATCGTTGCCCGACACCTGTACTCCGAGATCAAGAGCACTCTTCAACAAAAAGCCAGCCCCGCAGCCCACATCGTATAACTCCAATCTGGACTTCGAACCATAAATATGCATCATCTTTTTG is part of the Desulfobulbaceae bacterium genome and encodes:
- a CDS encoding methyltransferase domain-containing protein: MHNNKGLGLYPMSTPSGGPLISLTDFGVAFRRLRKRIFGQDEDISDNLKDRKLPFTEYPPCEGCGGRQNIEILLARDGNRIVECTDCGLWFTSPRVPEKLWNEWLLQSDGKRNIEFTENRLKYGAALSRNIQYSFSFWWRIRRLYYQKIIKKMMHIYGSKSRLELYDVGCGAGFLLKSALDLGVQVSGNDLNGYAVQKIRQVCAVEVYEGFLSQLIEKGAVRRNTYHLVTMNDFIEHSYHPLADLRAAYEIMREGGVLYVSTFCTDSTPFERLRGRWDMLLWNHTFHFSSQTLVRMITQAGFVIVRTHVEKSRGLVEVFAQK
- a CDS encoding oligosaccharide flippase family protein, yielding MSDTLFKRVTRDSFIALFWQVAGGACLFIFHTLLTRHLNMDDYGRVSYVISIVAFLGMMAPLGLSQTSMRFASVYFETSDWKALKGFVHYSIVVSFLAGLAMAIIMFGLAGRFLAIYSDPLRIAVWAIPAIGLTLTLGGILRGLRRIGKATFLITVLAQGILAIAIGISVVSKSNLGVSRVVIFYLTAYLGAAGIGLLWMLRGGLSSEYAAARADFSSTKWLTVSLPILVSVMMVQVFQRSD